The segment TGAAAGAACTTCGAAGCCCTCAATGCGGGCGTAACGCCAGGCTTCAGGCTCGGGGAGGATGGGCGAATCCTGAACTGTAAATGTCGGCAGTTCGATCGCGGAATCCTGTCCTCCGGCGGCGGCGGTGGATCCGGGGACTGAGGCTTGGGCCCAAAGACCGAGGCTCATCGCGCTCAGGCCGCACGCCCCGAGGAACATCCGGAATATTCGGTGAGTCATGATTGATGAGGCCGTGGGGAGGAAAGGCATGAGGAGGGCTTCACTTTTTTTCTGAAAGCCTGGGCGCGAGCCGGAGCTCCCTTCTGAAAAGGTCCAAAGCCTGGCCGCGGAATACAATGACGTCGGCGCTTTCGGTGGCCGTCGCATCGATGGGCCAGCGGTCCAGATCGCCGAGGAAGTTTTGATCGATGATCGAACCGGCACCAAGGACATGCACCGCACCGTCGGAGGTGGTGATCTCGATGCTTCCCCGGCGCACAAAGTAGAAGGCGCGGAGCGGGTCGCCTTTGCTCACGAGGGCTTCATCTTTTTCAAGGTGAATGGCTCGCAGCACGTCGTCGCTCGGCGGTACGACAAGGCTGATGTCCCGGCTGAAAACCAGTTCCATCGTCCAGTCGACGATCACGCGCAGCTTGCGTGCAAGCCCCGGCAGCTTTTCGAGGTAGATGGTCCGCCACATCCACCACGCGATGAAGCCGCGAAAATGAAAACCCAGGATTTCCGCAACCGCCTCGCGCGAGCCAATCGTCGCCAGTTGTCCAAGATACCTGTAGGCGAAGGGCTTGAGGTGCTGATTTTTTAGCGCACGCGCCAGATTCCCACCCAGTTGCTGCCCATGACGGAGCGCGAATTGCGAAGTGGGGGGCGACACCTTGATCGTGCCCCGGTCATTCCACGGCACGGCGGCGCAGTCGCCCGCAGCCCACAGATGAGTCTGCCCGGGCACGCGCATGGTGGGTTCCGTGTCGATACGACCCTTTGTCGCGGTCGCGCCAATCTGCCTGCAAATGTCCAGGATCAGCGGGTTGGGTGCGCTCCCGACCGTCGACACGAGCGTGGCTGCATCTATGGTCGAGCCATTGTCGAGAATCGCCTTGGTGGCGGTGACCTCAATCACGCGCGTGTTCAGCCGCACCTCCACCTTGTTTCGTTCGAGGACCCTTCGGGCATAGGCTCCAAGTTCCGGCCCGATCTCCGCCAGAAGGTGACTCTGGCTGTGAACCAGGATAACCCGCGGGTGAGAGGATCTCAGGTTGAAATACAGGTGGGAACATTCGGTGACGAGCGCGTTGATCTGTCCGGCCGTTTCAACACCGGTGTAACCGCCGCCCACCACGACGAATGTGAGCAGGCGCTCGCGCACAACGGGATCCTCAATGAGATTGGCCTCCTCCAAACGGTTGATGATCGCCGACCTAAGTCGCAGGGCATCCGCCACTGTGCGCATGGGCCAGCCATACTCCTTGAGACCGGGCACTTTTGACAGATCGGTCACGGCACCCAGAGCCAGGACCAAGTGCTCGAATTGAACGGGTTGGTTTCGCGTGAATCTGCCGCCGTCCAGGGTCAGTTCCCGGCGGGACCAGTCGATCGCATGGATCCTTCCCTGCAGCACGGTCACGCGCCGGCAGAAGTGCCGGAGCGGGTTGACGACGTCGTGGGCCACCAGTGAGGAGCCGACCACCTCGGCCAGCATCGGCTGAAACGTGAAGACGTTTCGTTCCGAGATCATGGCGATGCGGAGGCGGCCCTCCTCCCGTCCCAGCAACTTTCCCAGTACACGTGCGCAATAGGCGGCGGCGAAGCCTCCACCGGCGATGACCACTTCGTATTTCATTGGCTGGTTTCCGATCATCGCAGGAGCCTCCAAGGTTTGAAACCCTAAATGCTTCCTGCTTCCCGATGCGGGATCCGGCAGTCGCATTGACGGCGCTTGCGCCATCGCCTATTGCTGAACCTTTCCGCCATTCATCTGTCCATCGCCCGCAATCCCTCCATGCCCAGATCATCCCGCCGACCCCCTCCGTTCACTCCCTTTGCCGCCGCTTTCGCCGTGGCCTCCGGACTGCTCCTGTTCGCGGGATGCCAGGCCGCCTATTTCGGCGCGCTCGAGAAAATGGGCATTCCGAAGCGGGAGGTTCTGGTCGATCGCGTCGCCAGCGCGCGCTCCTCCCAGGAGGCGGCGAAGGAGCAGTTCGCGAGCGCACTCGAAAAGCTTCTGGCGATCACGAAGGTCGAACCCGGCGAGATCAAGGAGCGGTACGACCTGCTCAACGCGGAGCTCAAGCGCAATGAGGCGCGCGCCGCCGACGTGCGCCACCGGCTGAACGGCGTGAGGGATGTCGCCGAGGCCCTGTTCGACGAGTGGAATGACGAACTCAAGCAGTACTCCAGCGCGGAACTCAGGAACCGCAGTGCCGCGCAGTTGGAGAAGACTCAGCGCAACTACCGGGATCTCATGATCGTGATGGAGCGTGCTGCCGCCCGCATGGAGCCCGTCCTGAACGCATTTCGCGACCAGGTGCTTTTTCTCAAGCACAACCTGAACGCCCAGGCCGTGCGCTCGCTCGACACGACGTCGCAGACGCTCCAGGAGGATATTGGAAAGCTGATTGCCGACATGGAGAATTCGATTCGAGAGGCCGACGAATTCATCCAGACGCTGAAGCCGGCCGGCTGACCGCCCCTGAGGGGTCAGTCCCCGGCGTCAGCGCATTCTCGCGAGCAGCAGTGTGCGGTCGTCGGTGCGGGTTGAAAGCGTCGTGAACTGGCGGAGATAGCGGTTCAATTTTGCGATCATTTCCGCAAGCGGTCGTCCGGCATCGCGGGCAAGCGTCGCACTCAAGCGCTCCCGCCCAAACTCCTGTCCGTTCGCATTGCACGCCTCGTTGACGCCGTCGGTGTAGAGCGCGAGCAGGTCGCCCGGTCGCAGCGCGACCTCCGCCGTGTCGAGCGTTTCGTCGAATATCGCGGCCGGGCACAGGCCCAGCGCGAGGCCGCCGGCTTCAAGGAGCTCGATGGGATCGCCGCCCGAGCGCACGATTAGGGGAGGTTCATGTCCGGCCCTGCAGTAGCGCAGCATCCCCGCGTCCAGATCGAGCACGCCGTAGAAAAGGCTGATGTACATTCCCGCCGGCATGTCCGGCTGGACGGATGCATTGACCTTCTTGAGAACAATCGCCGGATCGGGCTCGCCTGGCGCAAAGAGGCGCAGCGTCGCGCGGCAGGACGCCATCATCAATGCGGCCGCTGTTCCCTTGCCCGAAACATCCGCGATCGTGAACCCCCACTTTCGAGGCGCCACCGGGATGACATCGTAGTAGTCGCCTCCGATCGTGAGCGACAACTCGCAGTGGGCGGCGACATCGACCTCGGCGATCTCGGGAAACTCCTGGGGGAGCAGGTGCTGCTGGACTTCATGCGCCACGCGAAGGTCCCGCTCACGGTTGGCCCGCTCGGCCTCCTCCGCGAGCTTGCGGGCCGTGATGTCGGTGATCAGCCCCTCGTGATGGGTGACATTTCCAAAGGCATCGTGACGGACCACGGTGTGGTCGTCCACCCAGCGCACGGATCCGTCCCTGCAGACAATGCGGTACTCCTGGTTGTACTCGCCATGGTTGGCCGCTTCGTGGGTCGCAACCTCCTCGGAGACGCGCTCCCGGTCATCCGGGTGCGTGAGATCGATGAAGCGGATGCGCTGTGTGACAAGGTCCTCGGGCGTGAAGCCGAACTGACGGATGCTTTGGGAAACAAACTCGACGGGCCAGTTGCCTTGTTCCGCGCGCCAGAGCACAACGACGGACGGCGAGCGGTCGACAATGCGCTCCATTTCCTCACGACGGGCCAGCGCGGCCCTGAGATCGTCCTGTGCCGAGCGGCGAAGGCTGATGTCGCGCCCGACACCGAAGAACGCGGTTCTGCCATCGCGATCGCTGTAGGCCGAACCGGACGATGCATGCCAGATCCAGCGACCATCCTGGTGCTGCATGCGATATTCGACCGAGCCGCTGTTGGGCCGTCCCGCAAGGATGCCTTCGATGAAGATACGGCAGAGGCGTGCATCGTCGGGATGGACGAATTCGAAGAACGAACGCCCGATGACGCTGTCCGCAGGGTGCCCCAGTTTTGATGTCCATGCGGGTGACACGAACTTGTAGGTGAATTCGGGCGTCAGTGCATAGAGGATCTCGCTTGCGATGCTCAGGTAGGTGCGCCAGCGCAGCTCGCTGCGCCGCAGCTCCTCCTCGGCGGCGCGGCGGGCGGTGATGTCCTCCAGCATGGCGAAGTGATGGGTCACGGCGCCCTCGGCGTTTCGCAGCACGACGACGGTCAGGTTGCTCCACATCACCCGTCCGTCACGGTGAATGTACCGCTTCTCCATGCTGAAGCGGTCGCGCAGCCCGGTGTAGATCTGCGACGTGAGATCCTCCTGGCGCTTCCAATCATCGGGGTGGGTGACGCGCTGGATATTGTCGATGTCGAGCGCATCCTCCTCACTCAGGCCGCAGAGTTCGAGAAACCTGCGGTTGACATGATTCAGTCCGGGACGGCCCTGCGCATCCATTTCACGCCAGCTGATTCCGATCGGTGCATGCTTGAAGAACAGGCTGAGTTCGTCGCGGGATTCCTTCAGTTCGCCCTTCTGCACGTCCAGCTTTCCAGAGAGATCGGTTGCGGCCGCCTCAGCCGCTTTCAGCGCCGTGACGTCCGTGAGGATTGCGAGAAAGAACCTGGGTGCGCCATCGGGGCCTGGAACAGGATGGATGGTGCTTTCGACCCAGTAGAAACGGCCGTCCTTGGTGCGGTTGCAGAAGGTCCCGTGCCAGGGTTTGCCGGATCGGATCTGGGTCCACAGGTCCTTGTAAAATTTCGCGGAATGCGCCCCGGACTTGATCAGCGAATGGGTTTTTCCTACAAGTTCCTGATTGGAGTAGCCGGAGATTTCCGTGAACGCCTCGTTGGCGTAGAGAATCACGCCCTCTGCATCGGTAACCGCCACGATTCCGTGAACATCCATGACCCGGGGCAGCCACGTGGAGAGAAGATCGGAGGGAAGTGGCGAAATGGGGGAGGACATGGTCTGTTCCGGAACGCGGAAACATAAAGGCTGCGACACAGGCGTAAATCCCCAAAAGCGCCTGCGCAGAACAGGACTGTCTCCGGATGCGGCGCCAGACTTTCGCCACGGTGCATGCTTGCAACCCGGGGCCGCTCGATGAACTTGTGCGGGAGATGAAGCTGATTTCGTGGAACGTCAATGGCATCCGCGCCTGCATAAGGAAGGGGTTTCTCGATTTCATGGCCGCCAGCGACGCGGACGTGATCTGCCTGCAGGAGACAAAGTCCCACCCCGGTGATGTCCAGCACGTCGAATGGCCCGGCGGCTACCAGGTGACGTGGAACAGCGCCGTGAAGCGCGGCTACGCGGGCACGGCCATCTTCAGCCGGGTGAAGCCGAAGTCGGTCACGGTCGACATGGGTTTTGCCGATCACGATGCTGAAGGGCGCGTCATCGCCGCCGAGTTTCCGGATTTTTTTCTCGTGACGGTTTACGCGCCAAATTCACAGAGAGGCCTCACCCGCCTCGACTACCGCGTGAAGGAGTGGGATCCGGCGTTTCTCGCCTACATCACGCGGCTTGAAAGGAAGAAGCCCGTGGTTTTCTGCGGCGATCTCAATGTGGCCCATGCGGAGATCGATCTGGCGAATCCGAAGACGAACCGGCGCAACGCCGGGTTCACCGACGAGGAGCGCACGAATTTCGGAAATCTGCTGTCGAGGGGATTCGTCGACACCTTTCGGGCGTTCTCACCGGACCCCGGGCACTACACCTGGTGGAGCCAGATGATGAACTGCCGCGCCCGGAACATCGGGTGGCGTGTCGATTATTTCGTGGCTTCGGAAAAGTTGAGGCCCGCGCTCAAGCGTGCCTGGATAAGCCCCGAAGTGATGGGAAGCGACCACTGTCCGGTCGGTCTGGAACTCGCCTAGCCGTCAGACCCAGGCGCGTCCCCTGGGCATGACAAAGCATGCCCCTCCAGCGGAGGGGGATGCATGCCCGTACAGCGGAGGGATGCCGACAAGTAGCGGAGGGTTTTTCTATTTTGGAGGGGCACGCTCCGTCGTGCCCTGGGGACGGGCGACAGGAATCTGCGCCCGATCGTCAAGTGCCGGCCCTTCAGGGAGTGTCCAGCAGGCTGTGCTCGCGGAGCCAGGCTTCGGCGAGGGAGGGCCAGTCGGAGGCGGTGCCCAGGCCGCGCTTCATGCCGAAGCCGTGGCCGCCGCGCTCGAAGAGATGCATGTCCGCCGGCACCTTGGCGCGGGTCAGCGCCTGATGGAACAGGATGCTGTTTTCGACCGGCACGACGGCGTCGTCCTGGGAGTGGAAAAGGATCGTTGGCGGCGTGTTCGCGGTCACCTGTTTCTCAACGGAAAGCAGATCCAGGAGCGAGCGCGCGGGGGCCTTGCCGAGAAGGGACACACGGGATCCGGCGTGCGCGGCGGGGCTCACGAATGTGATGACCGGGTACATCAGAATCATGAAGTCGGGTCGCGCGCTCACGGAGTCGATTGCCGCGCCGGTTCGTGCGTCGGCATGGTCAAAAAGCGTGCCGGCGCAGGCGGCGAGGTGACCGCCCGCCGAGCTTCCGATGACACCGATGCGGTCGGCGCGAACACCAAAATCAGCGGCCCGTGATCGAACCAGGCGAATTGCGCGGGCGACATCCTGCAGGGGAGCCGGATGGCCGTAGTCCTTGATGCGATACTTGAGGACGAAGGTCGTGATCCCCAGCGAGCCCAGCCAGCGCGCGTACTGGGTGCCCTCACGATCGGTGACCACGGTGGAATAGCCGCCGCCCGGAATGACGATCATGGCGGTGCCATTGCTTCTATCCACCGCGGGCCTGAGGAAGGTGACCGAAGGGCCGGCGTCCGGCTCGGCCGCACCAGCTTGAGCAGGCTTGTCCCTGAGGTTGATTCCGACGTGAGGCACGCCCTCCGGCCAGAGCGGGACAACCGTGTTGTCGGCGGGGATGCCGATTGCGGGATCGGCGGCGAGCGCGAGGGATGCGAGGGTCACGAGCAGAGGAGGGGGTTTCATCGGGTGGTTCTCAGATTGGTTTGGCCTCCCCCCGGCGCCGCTCGATTACCGGACGTAGGGAAGCGGGTGGTGTTTGACGAGTGCGTCGACCCTCCTGCGCGCGTCGTCGAGGGCGGCGGCTTCGCCGGGAGTTCCGGCGGCCTTGAGCACGATGTCGATCGCTTCGGCGACGAGAGGCATGTCGGCCTCGACAAAGCCGCGCGTGGTCAGGGCGGGCGTGCCGATGCGTATGCCGGAGCCCTGGAAGGGAGAGCGGGTTTCGAACGGAACGGTGTTCTTGTTGAGCGTGATGTGCGCGAGGTCGAGCGTCTCCTGGGCCTTCTTTGCGGTGAGGTCCGGGAGATTGTGACGCAGGTCGACGAGAAAGAGGTGGTTGTCGGTTCCTCCGGAAACGACCTTGTAGCCCCTGGAGATCATGGCTCCGGCGAGCGCCTTTGCGTTGCTCACGATCTGCCGGGCGTAGCGGGCGAAGTCCGGCTTCAGGCACTCATGGAAACAAACGGCCTTGGCGGCGATGACATGCATGAGCGGCCCGCCCTGGGCGCCGGGAAACACGGCGGAGTCGATGGCCTTCGCGTGGGCGGCCTTGCAGAGGATGAGACCCCCGCGCGGGCCGCGCAGCGTCTTGTGGGTTGTCGTCGTGACGAAGTCGGCGTAGGCGACGGGCGACGGGTGCACCCCGCCTGCGATCAGGCCGGCGATGTGGGCGATGTCGGCGAAGAGCAGCGCGCCGGCGTCGCGGGCGATCTCCCCCATGCGGGCGAAGTCGATCGTGCGCGAATAGGCGCTGGCGCCCACGGTGATCATCCGCGGCTTCTCGCGCGCGGCGACCGCGGCGAGCTCGTCGTAGTCGATCAGTCCGTTGTCCTCGCGGACCCCGTATTGAAAGAACTGATACAGTTTTCCGGAGAAATTGGCCGGATTGCCGTGCGTCAGGTGTCCGCCGTGCGAGAGATTCATGCCGAGCACCTTGTCGCCCGGCGCGAGCACGGAGGTGTAGACGGCGAAGTTGGCCTGCGCGCCGGAATGCGGCTGCACGTTGGCGTGCTCGGCGCCGAAGAGACGTTTTGCGCGCTCGATTGCGAGAGACTCCACCTTGTCGACATGCTCGCAGCCGCCGTACCAGCGTTTGCCGGGATAGCCTTCCGCGTACTTGTTCGTCAGGACGCTGCCCTGGGCCTCCATCACCGCGGGGTAGGTGTAGTTTTCCGAGGCGATGAGCTCCAGATGGCTTTGCTGGCGCGAGAATTCGGCCGAGATGGCGGCCTGGATTTCAGGATCAACCGTGGCAAGAGGCTGGGTGTTGAGCATGGTGGAGGGAAATGGTGCGCCGCCTGCGGCGGCTTCGGAATCAGAAAGGCAGGAAACGGCGGTCACTGAAATCAAAAACCTAGGAAAGGCGTGCGACCCGGCCCCTGAGGAACTCCACGACCGACGGGATGGCCTCGACCATTTCATCGCGGCTGGTCTCGTACTCCGACAGCGGACCGCCGAAGGGATCCGCGATTTCACGATGCGCACCCTCCGGGAGGAAATCCCGGAAGAGGAAGACGGTGTCGGGATTCGGAAAGAACTGGAGAAGGACCACATTGCGGTGAGTTTCGGTCATGCCGAAAATCGCCAGCGCATTCGACACAAGCTCCTGGGTCAGCGGCTGGCTCTCGTGTCCGGAAACATCAATGCCCACCTTCTTCATGGCCGTGACGGAATGCGGGGAAACCGGCTCACCCTGCCGGCAGCTCACTCCGGCGGAGATCACCTTGATGGATCGCAGGGGTTCCGGTTGTGCGGCCAGGGCGTGCGAAAGCAGGCCGGCCGCCATGGGACTGCGGCAGATGTTGGCCGTGCAAACCAGGATGACATAGCCGGGAGAATTCATGGTAGGCGGTGACAACGAAAACTGTTTGAAAGGAAAGGCAATTCTCCCGGGCTCGCCTTGGCAAATTGCGTGAGTGGCGATTGCGGGTTCACGTGCCCGGGATCTGCTTCATGGCAACGAGCGCCTGGAAGAGGTGGATCGCCCGCTGCAGCACCATGTCCTGGGGATGGGATGCCGCTGCGGCTGAAGTGTTCTCAGCGCTGCCCGCGTGCGCAGTCGGGGCGGCGGCTTCGTCGGACTCAGGATCGAGGAGATCCGGAGGAGATTCCGGCAATGGCACGCCGTTGGCATGGTCGCGCACCATCGCCGCCTCGTCGTACCGCTTTTTCTCCAGCTTCGACGGCAGCAACTCCTGGGGTGCCTTGCCGGCGTCGATGGCGTCGCGTGCCTTTTCATCCTCGCTCAAGGGCGTTGATACCGGGACGTCCGGATTGATCGCTGGTGATGCGGCGCCGAGCGTGATCAGGTAGCGCTGTCGCCCGTCGAGGATCTGGACGATATCCGCGGAAGTCGTGGAATCGATCAATACGAGCCGAAGGGGAGGCTGCGTTGAAGCTTTCACCCAGTCTTCTACAATCTGAAGGGCTTCGGCACCGGCAGAGCGTGCGCCACGCAGGTCGATGACTGTGGCCCCGACCGGCAGTTCCGGCGCAACCTGGGGCAGTGTTTGGATGCGCTGGTAGGAGAGGCCGCTGATCAGCGTGGTGACTGCCGTGGGGTCGGGGCCGCCCGACGACTGCTCCGCGAGAAGGCTGCCGGCGAGCAGCACGGTGAGAGCGCAGACGCGGCGGAGTGCCAGCCAGTTTGAACGTCGGTGACTCATTTTCTCAAAAGCTGGCGGGCGCCGATGTCGCGCCGGAAATACCTGCCGGCAAATTCCACTGTCTCGCAGGCCTGGTAGGCAGCGTGGGCGGCCGCCTTCAGTGATGTTCCGAGCGCGGTCACTCCCAGCACGCGTCCCCCGGCGGTGACAACTGCGCCGTCAGCGCGGCGGCTGGTTCCAGCGTGGTAGAAGGTGACGCCCGCCGGTGGGCGTGCGGGCAGGGTGATGAGGTCGCCCTTCGCATATGAGTTCGGATATCCCTTTGCGGCGACAACGACGCAAACCGCGGATTCTGGGCGGATTTCCAGTTTGATTTCGGGAAGGCATCCGGTGGATGCGGCCCAGAGCAGCGCGAGCACGTCGCTCTTGATCCTAGGCAGGACAACCTGGGTTTCGGGATCGCCGAAACGCGTGTTGTACTCCAGCACACTGGGCCCGGCGGGAGTGAGCATGATGCCGATGAAGAGCGTGCCGCAGAAATGGATTCCCTCCGCAGCGATGGCGTGAACGGACGGACGCACGATTTCGGTTTCGATGCGGTTCCACAGGGCGGGAGTGACAACCTCGGCGGGGGAATACGTGCCCATGCCGCCGGTGTTGGGTCCCGTGTCGCCGTCGCCGATGCGCTTGTGGTCCTGGGACGTCGGCAGCATCAAGTAGTCGCGGCCTGAAACGACCACGAGCATGGAGGTTTCCTCTCCGGTGAGGCAGTCCTCCACGAGGATTTTTCCGCCGTCCGACGAATGCAGCGCGAGCAGCGTGTGCACGGCCGCCTCGGCTTCCGCGTGGGACTGTGCAACCACGACGCCCTTGCCTGCGGCGAGGCCGTCGGCCTTGACGACGATGGGAGCCGGCCTTGCGCGAATGTAGGCGATTGCGTCCTCCGCCTTCTGGAAGAAGGCTGCCGGCGCCGTCGGGATGCGGTATTTCTGGAGGATTTCCTTGGTGTAGATCTTGGAAGCCTCGAGTCGCGCACCATCTGCCTTGGGGCCGTAGGCGGGGATGCCGAGTGCCTGCAGGCGGTCGACGAGGCCCAGTGCCAGCGGCACTTCGGGACCGACAACCACGAACTCCACCTTTTCCCTCCGGGTGAGTTCGACCAGGCCGTCAATGTCATCCGCGGAGACCGGGTGGCAGGTGACGTCAGAGGCGATGCCGGCGTTGCCGGGGGATGCGATCACCCTGGGGGAGGAGGGAGATGCGAGCAGCGCGCGCACCAGCGCGTGTTCGCGGCCGCCGGAGCCAACAACGAGGACTGAGCGGGGAAGAGCGGTCATGAGCGAAAGAGGAAAATGCGGGATCAGAGGACCTGCAGTTTCTTGCGGTAGAACGCGACAACCTCCTCGGGGTCGTCGGAGAACAGGATGTAGTCCAGCATCCAGGCGGGAGCCCGCTGCGTGCGCACCATTTCCTGCAACTGGCCGCGGAGGTCGGCGAAGAAGGTGGAGTCGAAGAAAACGTAGGGCACGCGCTGGCGGATTCCGAGTTTCAGATTGCAGAGCTCGATGCCGATCTCCTCGAGCGTGCCCACCCCGCCGACGTTGAAGATGCAGAAATCCGCGACCTCGAACCATTTTTGCCGGAAATGGCGGGAGTGTTCCTGAAAGGTGTTGAAGAAATCGACACCGAGCTCCGGAGGCTGGGCCTCAAGCTCGAGGAAACACGCCCCGGTGAGCGCGCCCTGGCTTCGGGCCTGGTCGGTGGCCAGGCGCATCACTCCACCACCTCCTCCCGTGAGCACGCCGACGTTGGGTCCAACGAAGCCGGTGAGCGTGTCGATCAGCGTTGAGATCCGGCGCGTCTGCTCGACATCGAGTCCGGCGGCGCTTCCGTAGAACGCGAGGATGGTTGCGCCCTCGAAGCGTTTCACCAGTTCCTCCCGAATGAAGAACCCCTGGTCCTTCTTGTAGGTGTGGATGTACAGGTCGCCCATGGCGGTGTTGTACCAGTACACGTCGAGTCCGATGGCGTAGAAGCTGTCGAGCCGGCTGTGCGCGTTGCTGGAGAGGAAGAAACCGTGGGTGCGCGACGGTTTGCGAAAGACGATGCGGCGCAGCTTGAGCTCGTGGATGCGGGTGAGGAGCTCGATGTTCTCGAACAGATTCGGAAAGTAATCGATCAGCAGGGTGTCGGCGTCAGGCGGGGCGTTGTCGAGCGCCTGCACCATGGTCTTGTAGCCGCAGGCGTCGAGTCGCGCCTCGGCGAGTTTTCCCCGGAGGCTGGGAGGGCTGCCCGCCTGAAAGAAAAGGCAGGCGTTCTCCATCAGGGCGCTCTGACCGCGCACGGTGATCGTGGTCTTGGGGCGGGCCTCGGCGGTGCTTTTCGGGGGATTTTCGTCGAGGCACTGGTAGATGTCGGTGACGGTCGAGAGCAGCCGGGTGCGGCGCCGGGCGATGGCCTTGGTTTCAGGGTCGGCGGGCGGTGGCGCGCGGAAAATCTCGACGGAGACGAGTGGATTCACGACCGGCTGGTCGCCGGTGTTGTAGATCTCCAGCATGACGTTCGTGCCGAAGGTCTTGAGGGGATCCAGGAGCACGGCGCTGGTGTGGATGCCGAAGTGTCCCTCGCCCTGGTTGAGCACGACGTAGTGCTCCTTCAGATACATGGAGCAGCTTGTCAGGATGCCCGAGCGGGGGGGGACGGTGAGCGGTGAGGCTTCATGGCGGATCTGGACCTTGTCGAGGTAGGACCGTCCGGCCTCGCCGGATACAAGGCGCTCGAAGCTGCCGCGCGGGAGCTTGGGATTGAGCGAGTAGGTGACCTGGTGGGGCGTGAGATAGACGCGCCCGTCGCGGTCTATGCTGATGGTGTTGGGCAGCTTGATCTTGTTCGACTTGACGCTCGCCCAGATCTCGCCGGTGGTCAGCTTGGCTGCGGGCGGGGCGTAGTAGAGGCGCCCGACGGGGACCCCGGGCCGGAGCAGCTTTTTCCAGAAAGGGGTGTTGGGAAAGCTGGTGTCGTAGATGAATGCATCGGCCTCGATGGTGAGGCGGTTGCCGTCGATGCAGAAGGGGCCGCGCATGAGCATTTCGATGCCGATGCGCGCGAGGGTGCTTCTCAGGGTGAATCGCACGTCGGCGAGGTGGGC is part of the Opitutaceae bacterium genome and harbors:
- a CDS encoding FAD-dependent oxidoreductase, which translates into the protein MKYEVVIAGGGFAAAYCARVLGKLLGREEGRLRIAMISERNVFTFQPMLAEVVGSSLVAHDVVNPLRHFCRRVTVLQGRIHAIDWSRRELTLDGGRFTRNQPVQFEHLVLALGAVTDLSKVPGLKEYGWPMRTVADALRLRSAIINRLEEANLIEDPVVRERLLTFVVVGGGYTGVETAGQINALVTECSHLYFNLRSSHPRVILVHSQSHLLAEIGPELGAYARRVLERNKVEVRLNTRVIEVTATKAILDNGSTIDAATLVSTVGSAPNPLILDICRQIGATATKGRIDTEPTMRVPGQTHLWAAGDCAAVPWNDRGTIKVSPPTSQFALRHGQQLGGNLARALKNQHLKPFAYRYLGQLATIGSREAVAEILGFHFRGFIAWWMWRTIYLEKLPGLARKLRVIVDWTMELVFSRDISLVVPPSDDVLRAIHLEKDEALVSKGDPLRAFYFVRRGSIEITTSDGAVHVLGAGSIIDQNFLGDLDRWPIDATATESADVIVFRGQALDLFRRELRLAPRLSEKK
- a CDS encoding DUF2959 domain-containing protein; amino-acid sequence: MPRSSRRPPPFTPFAAAFAVASGLLLFAGCQAAYFGALEKMGIPKREVLVDRVASARSSQEAAKEQFASALEKLLAITKVEPGEIKERYDLLNAELKRNEARAADVRHRLNGVRDVAEALFDEWNDELKQYSSAELRNRSAAQLEKTQRNYRDLMIVMERAAARMEPVLNAFRDQVLFLKHNLNAQAVRSLDTTSQTLQEDIGKLIADMENSIREADEFIQTLKPAG
- a CDS encoding PAS domain S-box protein, with product MSSPISPLPSDLLSTWLPRVMDVHGIVAVTDAEGVILYANEAFTEISGYSNQELVGKTHSLIKSGAHSAKFYKDLWTQIRSGKPWHGTFCNRTKDGRFYWVESTIHPVPGPDGAPRFFLAILTDVTALKAAEAAATDLSGKLDVQKGELKESRDELSLFFKHAPIGISWREMDAQGRPGLNHVNRRFLELCGLSEEDALDIDNIQRVTHPDDWKRQEDLTSQIYTGLRDRFSMEKRYIHRDGRVMWSNLTVVVLRNAEGAVTHHFAMLEDITARRAAEEELRRSELRWRTYLSIASEILYALTPEFTYKFVSPAWTSKLGHPADSVIGRSFFEFVHPDDARLCRIFIEGILAGRPNSGSVEYRMQHQDGRWIWHASSGSAYSDRDGRTAFFGVGRDISLRRSAQDDLRAALARREEMERIVDRSPSVVVLWRAEQGNWPVEFVSQSIRQFGFTPEDLVTQRIRFIDLTHPDDRERVSEEVATHEAANHGEYNQEYRIVCRDGSVRWVDDHTVVRHDAFGNVTHHEGLITDITARKLAEEAERANRERDLRVAHEVQQHLLPQEFPEIAEVDVAAHCELSLTIGGDYYDVIPVAPRKWGFTIADVSGKGTAAALMMASCRATLRLFAPGEPDPAIVLKKVNASVQPDMPAGMYISLFYGVLDLDAGMLRYCRAGHEPPLIVRSGGDPIELLEAGGLALGLCPAAIFDETLDTAEVALRPGDLLALYTDGVNEACNANGQEFGRERLSATLARDAGRPLAEMIAKLNRYLRQFTTLSTRTDDRTLLLARMR
- the xth gene encoding exodeoxyribonuclease III; amino-acid sequence: MKLISWNVNGIRACIRKGFLDFMAASDADVICLQETKSHPGDVQHVEWPGGYQVTWNSAVKRGYAGTAIFSRVKPKSVTVDMGFADHDAEGRVIAAEFPDFFLVTVYAPNSQRGLTRLDYRVKEWDPAFLAYITRLERKKPVVFCGDLNVAHAEIDLANPKTNRRNAGFTDEERTNFGNLLSRGFVDTFRAFSPDPGHYTWWSQMMNCRARNIGWRVDYFVASEKLRPALKRAWISPEVMGSDHCPVGLELA
- a CDS encoding alpha/beta hydrolase, which produces MKPPPLLVTLASLALAADPAIGIPADNTVVPLWPEGVPHVGINLRDKPAQAGAAEPDAGPSVTFLRPAVDRSNGTAMIVIPGGGYSTVVTDREGTQYARWLGSLGITTFVLKYRIKDYGHPAPLQDVARAIRLVRSRAADFGVRADRIGVIGSSAGGHLAACAGTLFDHADARTGAAIDSVSARPDFMILMYPVITFVSPAAHAGSRVSLLGKAPARSLLDLLSVEKQVTANTPPTILFHSQDDAVVPVENSILFHQALTRAKVPADMHLFERGGHGFGMKRGLGTASDWPSLAEAWLREHSLLDTP
- a CDS encoding serine hydroxymethyltransferase, which encodes MLNTQPLATVDPEIQAAISAEFSRQQSHLELIASENYTYPAVMEAQGSVLTNKYAEGYPGKRWYGGCEHVDKVESLAIERAKRLFGAEHANVQPHSGAQANFAVYTSVLAPGDKVLGMNLSHGGHLTHGNPANFSGKLYQFFQYGVREDNGLIDYDELAAVAAREKPRMITVGASAYSRTIDFARMGEIARDAGALLFADIAHIAGLIAGGVHPSPVAYADFVTTTTHKTLRGPRGGLILCKAAHAKAIDSAVFPGAQGGPLMHVIAAKAVCFHECLKPDFARYARQIVSNAKALAGAMISRGYKVVSGGTDNHLFLVDLRHNLPDLTAKKAQETLDLAHITLNKNTVPFETRSPFQGSGIRIGTPALTTRGFVEADMPLVAEAIDIVLKAAGTPGEAAALDDARRRVDALVKHHPLPYVR
- a CDS encoding low molecular weight protein arginine phosphatase codes for the protein MNSPGYVILVCTANICRSPMAAGLLSHALAAQPEPLRSIKVISAGVSCRQGEPVSPHSVTAMKKVGIDVSGHESQPLTQELVSNALAIFGMTETHRNVVLLQFFPNPDTVFLFRDFLPEGAHREIADPFGGPLSEYETSRDEMVEAIPSVVEFLRGRVARLS